The Kaistella daneshvariae genomic sequence ACCGCCATTACCAGAACGCTCACTTTATTATTTCCCGCTTTCAAAACTTCCCAAGCTATAGCGCTCATCGTATTTCCGGTGGTGAAAACGTCGTCAATCAGCAAAACATGCTGATTTGATATTTCCTTCGTAACAGAAAACAGTTGCTCTTTATAAGTCCTTTCATCGCGGTTTTTTTGGGCTTGCGCTTTTTTGTAGAAATTTCTTTCAATCAAATGATGGTCGCAGGGAACATCTAATTCTTTGGATAAAGTATCAGCAAAAAGATGCAATTGATTATAACCGCGTTCTTTTAATTTTTTCGGATGCAATGGTACCGTGGCAAAAATGTCCGGCTTAAAGGGCAAAAAATCTATTCTTTCCAAAGTCCATTTTGCTAAGATTTCCCCGATTTTTTCCCTTTTTCCGTACTTCAGCTGGTGGATGATTTTCCGACTCGTACTTTCTTCTTCAAACTGCATCAGCGCCACCGCGTGTTCTACGGGAAATAAAAGCCGGCATTTTTCCACCAATAGATTATTCTCCAGAAACTGGTGGTGTGTGAAATGAACCTGCTCGAAACACACGCCGCACACGACTTCCTCAGCCGGAATGATGCGGTTGCACTCCAGACAACGGTTCGGAAAAAGTAAATCCACCAAATACATATCGAACTGCATTATAAAGCTTTAAAGCGATGCAAAACGAAAAAATCACAGCATTTCGCGCCGAATTTTTTCGATTGATCTTTTCATATTTTCATTAAAAAGCTCCTTTTCCAGCCGGTAAGGCGGCGCTTGCCGGACTTCACAGTCGGGAATACTGCAAAATTCACACGTTACACCGACATTGATGGTTTTTATACGGTCGCTTTTTGCAAATTTTATTTTTCTCAATGAATTGGAATTCAATAAAATACCAATGCAATAACTTCGGTTCGTGCCATCCGAAAAGGGATTTTTCTGGGAAGTTGATAAAACCAGATAAGTCAAGCCGCTGTCTTTGTAATGCGAAATCTGTGCGTCCGTCAGCTGCTCATTTTCTCGCAAATTGCTGAGATTTTTTACCGCGATCCAGCGGCGGCAATAATGTTCATTCGTAGAATTGGCATGCGGCGCCTGTTGCTGATTAAGGTGTAACTCCTTTAAAATCTGAATTTTATCTGAATTTTTCTTTTTCGTAAAACACAAATAAAACAAATCCTTAATCCCCAGTTCCTGCGGCAGAATGTTGGTCAAACGCTGATAAAAAGTTTCGGGCGAATTGGTAAATTCTGCAATCAGACTTTCAAAAAGCTCCGGATTCCACTCTGTCATTTGAAAGAAAAATGCCATTTTTTGCGCTAAAATTTCTTTCCGAATAAGCAGGCAACCCGCGAAATATCCAGCGAAATAGTTGTTCAGCAATTCTTCAAAACTCGTAAAATCCAACCAGGAATAAGTGTGCGGACGCGGGTTTAAATTCAAAACATTAAAACCGATTTCTTTTGCAAAAATGAAGGTTTTTTGGTCTTCATCTAAAAGCTCGTTCAGAATGAGCAGTCTTTTTTCTGCCACAAAAAGAGACCGCAGCTTGCCCGAAGCGCCGTACTGCTCAAGATTTATTGATTGGATTTCATACCCAAACTCCGCGCGCAAAATGTTTTCAAACTCGAATGAAGTTGGCTTATTTGGAAGTGAATTTTCCCGAATATAAATCCGCGCTTTTTCTTCAATTTCCGGGAAATAATTGTCGTACAGTTCCTGAAAACTTCTCAGCACTGCAAAATAAAAAAGGTCTTTACTGAGGTTATAATTCTGCGAAATTTCAATTAAAGTATTAATGAAAGCGGTGACTTTTTTCGGCGCATCACTGATGATGCTGATCAGGTTGCTTTTATTAATTCCAAAAAGCTCCAAGGGAATTTCTTTAAAAAAATCCGACTGAATAATTTCTGCAATCGGCGCTAAACTTTTGTCCAGTTGGGTGGACACCAAATCATCATAGGTGCAGTTTAAAGCTGCTGCAAGCTGCGAAATTTTGTCGTGTTTTGGGTATTTTTTTCCATTTTCAATTTCATTTAGATACGATTTAGAAACGCCGGTAGCATTGGCAAGATCCTGAAGAGAAAGATTGTTTTTCTGTCGGAACTGCTTCATTTTCAAGCCGAAGACCGTTTTTATAAATGCACTATCGCGTATCATTAATTTGTAATATTTCTAAATAGCTTATGAAAGCCGATGAACACAAAGGTAGAGAAAATATTTGCTGCTCTGAGAACATTTTTCTTAAAATAAAGGAGCGAACGTTCGCTGTTGGTGAAAATATTTTTAT encodes the following:
- a CDS encoding ComF family protein, whose protein sequence is MQFDMYLVDLLFPNRCLECNRIIPAEEVVCGVCFEQVHFTHHQFLENNLLVEKCRLLFPVEHAVALMQFEEESTSRKIIHQLKYGKREKIGEILAKWTLERIDFLPFKPDIFATVPLHPKKLKERGYNQLHLFADTLSKELDVPCDHHLIERNFYKKAQAQKNRDERTYKEQLFSVTKEISNQHVLLIDDVFTTGNTMSAIAWEVLKAGNNKVSVLVMAVD
- a CDS encoding helix-turn-helix domain-containing protein yields the protein MIRDSAFIKTVFGLKMKQFRQKNNLSLQDLANATGVSKSYLNEIENGKKYPKHDKISQLAAALNCTYDDLVSTQLDKSLAPIAEIIQSDFFKEIPLELFGINKSNLISIISDAPKKVTAFINTLIEISQNYNLSKDLFYFAVLRSFQELYDNYFPEIEEKARIYIRENSLPNKPTSFEFENILRAEFGYEIQSINLEQYGASGKLRSLFVAEKRLLILNELLDEDQKTFIFAKEIGFNVLNLNPRPHTYSWLDFTSFEELLNNYFAGYFAGCLLIRKEILAQKMAFFFQMTEWNPELFESLIAEFTNSPETFYQRLTNILPQELGIKDLFYLCFTKKKNSDKIQILKELHLNQQQAPHANSTNEHYCRRWIAVKNLSNLRENEQLTDAQISHYKDSGLTYLVLSTSQKNPFSDGTNRSYCIGILLNSNSLRKIKFAKSDRIKTINVGVTCEFCSIPDCEVRQAPPYRLEKELFNENMKRSIEKIRREML